CAATATTGATCCTATTCCCAATACATGACCTAAGCAGTTTGCAGCTACAACAGAACCATGACTTAGACCACCAAAAAATTGCGAATTAGGAATTGGAAACCCTTCGTTTGGCTTTTCAATATTTGATCTTGCTATTGCATAAGCAAGTAAATTGCAAATGATCATCACAACGGCACATTTTGGAGACCACTGAAAAGTCACTGGATCAGCTGCTGCTAATAATGTTGTGAGCATCTTTTATCCCTATTGAATAAATTCATTATCAACCATAAAGAATGCTTTTGAGTCAAATGTTACTCACCTCTTAAGAGTTTTTTACTTCCGTTTTATTTTTGATTGACTGCAGCATCAAAATAAAACCGTAAACAACAAATGC
This is a stretch of genomic DNA from Prochlorococcus marinus str. MIT 0912. It encodes these proteins:
- the psaK gene encoding photosystem I reaction center subunit PsaK, whose protein sequence is MLTTLLAAADPVTFQWSPKCAVVMIICNLLAYAIARSNIEKPNEGFPIPNSQFFGGLSHGSVVAANCLGHVLGIGSILGLAARGVL